In Virgibacillus sp. NKC19-16, a single genomic region encodes these proteins:
- a CDS encoding general stress protein, whose translation MAKEIIGSYPSKDEAVNVVERLELKGFVAKNITIFANSDHKKEMEKRTDVKVKSDATENEDDESFMDKVKKVFTGNSVTDSHIELHEKLVNAGVSEHQAQKYSDEIESGNILVVADDELKMGNDATSDTVTLEETAIRRD comes from the coding sequence ATGGCCAAAGAAATTATTGGATCCTATCCCTCTAAAGATGAAGCAGTGAACGTGGTAGAACGTTTAGAACTTAAAGGTTTTGTCGCTAAAAATATTACTATCTTCGCAAACAGCGACCATAAGAAGGAAATGGAAAAGCGTACCGATGTGAAGGTCAAAAGCGATGCCACTGAAAATGAAGATGATGAATCCTTTATGGATAAGGTGAAAAAGGTATTTACAGGGAACTCAGTTACGGATTCTCATATCGAATTACACGAGAAATTAGTAAATGCCGGCGTATCCGAACATCAAGCACAAAAATACTCAGATGAGATCGAGTCCGGAAATATTCTGGTGGTGGCAGATGATGAATTAAAAATGGGAAATGATGCAACGAGTGATACGGTAACACTGGAAGAAACAGCAATACGGCGAGATTAG
- a CDS encoding 5-methyltetrahydropteroyltriglutamate--homocysteine S-methyltransferase gives MSIKAPFKADHVGSLLRPNNLHEARKNFKEGNITAEKLREVEISEIKRIVDKQIEIGLQAVTDGEFRRTWWHLDFLEHLNGFEGYVPEHGYKFEGTETEKYEVKNTGEISFNTDHPFVKDFTEFNEIVGGRAVAKQTIPSPNQLFNPRIRDTSIYPDIEDYAKDIIKAYQDALQAFYEAGVRYLQLDDVYIAGLSAPDLPPNDIAYSREELIDLALRVINGVLEGKPEDLTVTTHLCRGNYQSTWAFEGSYAHIAPTLLAKEKVDGFFLEYDDDRSGDFKPLHHIPNGGAQVVLGVVTSKNGELEDKKAIKARIREASEYVPLEQLALSPQCGFASTHHGNKLTEEQQWDKLKFIVDTAKEIWT, from the coding sequence ATGTCAATCAAAGCACCATTCAAAGCAGATCATGTTGGAAGCTTACTTAGACCAAATAATTTACACGAAGCAAGGAAAAATTTTAAAGAAGGAAACATCACTGCTGAAAAGTTACGTGAAGTGGAAATAAGTGAGATTAAACGTATTGTTGATAAGCAAATAGAAATTGGCCTGCAAGCTGTTACCGATGGTGAGTTCAGACGCACCTGGTGGCATCTGGACTTCCTCGAGCATTTAAACGGATTTGAAGGATATGTTCCTGAGCATGGCTACAAATTTGAAGGAACAGAAACGGAAAAATATGAAGTCAAAAACACAGGGGAAATTTCCTTTAACACTGATCACCCTTTTGTAAAAGACTTTACCGAATTCAATGAAATTGTCGGTGGACGCGCTGTTGCAAAACAGACAATTCCAAGTCCAAATCAATTATTTAATCCAAGGATTCGAGATACATCCATTTATCCGGATATCGAGGACTATGCAAAAGATATCATTAAAGCATACCAGGACGCACTACAAGCATTTTACGAGGCTGGTGTCCGCTACTTGCAATTGGATGATGTATATATTGCCGGCCTCTCTGCACCTGATCTTCCGCCCAATGATATCGCCTATTCGAGAGAAGAATTAATCGACTTAGCATTACGTGTCATCAACGGTGTTTTAGAAGGAAAACCGGAGGACTTAACGGTGACAACACATTTATGCCGCGGTAACTATCAATCTACTTGGGCTTTTGAAGGCAGCTATGCGCATATCGCCCCAACATTACTGGCAAAAGAAAAAGTAGATGGATTTTTCCTGGAATATGATGATGATCGCTCCGGAGATTTTAAACCACTTCATCACATACCAAATGGCGGAGCTCAAGTCGTGCTTGGTGTAGTGACATCAAAAAATGGAGAGTTGGAAGATAAAAAAGCAATTAAAGCACGTATTAGAGAAGCTTCCGAGTACGTGCCATTAGAACAGTTAGCCCTAAGCCCACAATGTGGATTTGCCTCCACGCACCATGGGAATAAATTAACCGAAGAGCAGCAATGGGATAAATTGAAATTCATCGTGGATACAGCGAAAGAAATCTGGACATAA
- a CDS encoding gluconate 2-dehydrogenase subunit 3 family protein: MADEKDDKNKKQSEMSRRKFIKNTGYVAGGAIGGGILGSLLGTNFLDGNEQQTAPESTNGQPNYNRAFMHFDSEADFNVLSAATERIFPEDDNGPGAIALGVPFFIDHQLAGGYGNNDREYMRGPFFPGSDFQGYQTRLKRREVFDMGIQAIERESQDEFGASFVDLEGEQQDEILQKFQEDEVDMKGVTPTTFFELLRSATLEGAYSDPLYGGNSNMEGWVMKEYPGTYMSYLNEIEEEGFIEKEPKALGSHMSS; encoded by the coding sequence GTGGCAGATGAAAAGGACGATAAGAATAAGAAACAATCAGAAATGTCCCGGCGGAAATTTATAAAAAATACCGGTTATGTAGCTGGTGGGGCAATAGGTGGCGGTATTCTCGGTTCACTCCTTGGTACCAATTTTCTGGATGGGAATGAGCAGCAAACGGCACCCGAATCTACAAACGGGCAACCTAATTATAACCGTGCTTTTATGCATTTTGACAGTGAAGCGGATTTTAATGTATTAAGTGCAGCAACGGAGCGAATTTTTCCTGAAGATGATAATGGTCCCGGTGCAATTGCATTAGGCGTTCCCTTTTTTATCGACCATCAGTTGGCAGGGGGATATGGGAATAATGATAGAGAGTATATGAGAGGGCCATTTTTCCCTGGATCCGATTTTCAAGGATATCAGACAAGATTAAAACGACGCGAAGTTTTTGATATGGGTATCCAAGCTATCGAACGAGAGAGCCAAGATGAATTTGGCGCTTCTTTTGTGGACCTTGAAGGCGAGCAGCAAGATGAGATATTGCAAAAATTCCAGGAAGATGAAGTAGACATGAAAGGTGTTACACCAACTACCTTCTTTGAATTACTGCGATCAGCAACACTGGAAGGCGCATATTCAGATCCCCTGTATGGCGGAAATAGCAATATGGAAGGCTGGGTAATGAAGGAATACCCTGGCACTTACATGAGTTACTTAAATGAAATTGAGGAAGAAGGATTTATTGAAAAAGAACCAAAAGCCTTGGGATCACACATGTCATCATAA
- a CDS encoding twin-arginine translocase TatA/TatE family subunit, whose translation MGFTNIGIPGLILIVILALIIFGPKKLPEIGSAFGQTLSEFKRSATSLISDEEPKVEVKEDGKYDSQAEKTD comes from the coding sequence ATGGGCTTTACAAATATAGGCATACCGGGCTTAATTCTCATTGTAATCCTTGCTTTAATTATTTTCGGGCCGAAAAAACTTCCCGAGATCGGGTCTGCATTTGGGCAGACGCTTTCGGAATTTAAGAGATCTGCGACGAGTCTGATAAGTGATGAAGAACCTAAAGTAGAAGTAAAAGAAGATGGGAAGTATGATTCTCAGGCTGAGAAGACGGATTAG
- a CDS encoding L-lactate permease codes for MSSGILAILALLPIIVVAVFLVGLKWPASKAMPLSYIVAVLLALFVWDVAFPKVAAASVHGLIVAVTLLFIIFGAILLLNTLQESGGLHTIRRGFTDITPDRRIQVIIIAWLFGSFIEGSAGFGTPAAVAVPLLVGLGFPAMAAVVSGMVIQSTPVSFGAVGTPMIVGVGTGVEPLAQITDVSGFVFSVAGKAALLHTIAGLLIPLFLVAILTRFFGKNKSFSEGLKVWKFAIFASLAMTIPYVIVANLLGPEFPAMIGGLVGLAIVIPAAKRGFLMPKEDEIWDFESKDRWDPTWTGRVELKHSDIYAGKISMWRAWAPYVLIAALLLISRLTVVGDWLKAGTITVPNIFGTEITSSWEILFSPGFIFIVVAVFTYYMHGMRAMEFARAWKDSGKTMIAAGSALIFTVPMVQVFLNSDGGAAGYQEMPLALAEGVANLAGSMYPIFATFVGGLGAFVAGSNTVSNMMFSLFQFGVGERIGGDATWMVALQAVGGAAGNMICVHNVVAASAVVGLVGKEGDVIRKTLLPFFYYSLLLGSIGYSIMWTAEKGIFNIGSIIAVIIWGIVIYIIATNNKRLDAIQRRAAS; via the coding sequence ATGAGTAGTGGAATATTAGCTATTCTGGCCTTGCTTCCAATTATCGTTGTTGCTGTTTTTTTAGTTGGACTTAAATGGCCAGCGAGTAAGGCCATGCCGCTTTCCTACATTGTCGCTGTTTTACTGGCTCTTTTCGTTTGGGATGTAGCCTTTCCCAAAGTAGCTGCTGCATCTGTTCATGGTCTGATCGTTGCTGTTACACTTTTATTTATTATTTTTGGCGCTATTTTACTGTTAAACACACTGCAAGAAAGCGGAGGGCTTCATACTATTCGTCGCGGTTTTACAGATATTACCCCTGACCGGCGTATTCAAGTAATTATCATTGCATGGCTGTTTGGTTCATTTATTGAAGGTTCAGCAGGATTTGGTACACCTGCAGCTGTTGCAGTGCCATTATTGGTTGGACTTGGATTTCCGGCGATGGCAGCTGTTGTCTCCGGCATGGTTATCCAAAGTACACCAGTATCATTTGGAGCAGTTGGAACGCCAATGATTGTGGGAGTGGGAACAGGAGTTGAGCCGCTCGCCCAAATCACTGATGTGTCCGGCTTCGTATTTAGTGTTGCTGGTAAGGCGGCCTTGCTTCATACCATTGCGGGACTATTAATTCCGTTATTTTTAGTCGCTATCTTAACACGATTTTTTGGGAAGAATAAATCATTCAGTGAAGGGTTAAAGGTCTGGAAGTTCGCAATCTTTGCATCCCTCGCGATGACGATACCATATGTTATTGTTGCAAATTTATTAGGACCTGAGTTTCCTGCAATGATTGGTGGCTTAGTTGGATTGGCAATTGTAATTCCAGCTGCCAAAAGGGGTTTCCTAATGCCAAAGGAAGACGAAATTTGGGACTTCGAATCAAAAGACCGCTGGGATCCAACGTGGACCGGGCGAGTTGAACTTAAACATAGTGATATTTATGCAGGTAAAATAAGCATGTGGCGCGCATGGGCTCCATACGTTTTGATTGCCGCACTTTTATTGATTTCAAGGCTAACCGTAGTTGGAGATTGGCTTAAGGCTGGCACGATAACGGTTCCTAATATTTTTGGGACAGAAATAACCTCCAGCTGGGAAATTCTATTTTCCCCGGGATTTATTTTTATCGTTGTTGCAGTATTCACATACTATATGCACGGGATGAGAGCCATGGAATTCGCTAGAGCCTGGAAAGACTCCGGTAAAACAATGATTGCTGCTGGGTCGGCTCTTATCTTTACTGTTCCTATGGTGCAGGTGTTTCTTAACTCAGACGGCGGAGCGGCTGGTTATCAAGAAATGCCGCTAGCTTTAGCAGAAGGTGTTGCAAATCTTGCGGGATCTATGTATCCAATCTTTGCAACGTTCGTTGGAGGGCTCGGCGCATTTGTTGCTGGCAGTAATACGGTTAGTAACATGATGTTCTCCCTTTTCCAATTCGGGGTAGGCGAGCGCATCGGTGGTGACGCGACGTGGATGGTTGCACTTCAAGCAGTTGGTGGTGCAGCTGGAAATATGATTTGTGTGCATAACGTTGTCGCAGCATCAGCGGTTGTTGGGCTTGTAGGGAAAGAAGGAGACGTTATTCGAAAAACGCTTCTCCCGTTTTTCTATTATTCATTGTTGTTAGGTTCCATAGGTTATTCGATTATGTGGACAGCCGAAAAGGGGATTTTCAACATTGGATCGATTATCGCGGTTATTATTTGGGGGATCGTTATTTACATTATTGCGACAAACAACAAGCGTTTAGACGCCATTCAACGTCGCGCCGCTTCTTAA
- a CDS encoding M24 family metallopeptidase: MLRFPVLEFHERMKRAKQRMAAEGIDILLVTDPANMNYLSGYDAWSFYVHQLLIVMIDEDQPYWIGRGLDANAARHTSWLDEDHIFPYADHYVQSTIRHPMDFVADFLKERKWDKKTVAMEFDTYYFTAKSYIQLTKGLPDAKFKDGTNLANWIRIIKSDQEIDYMKKAARISEKAMEAAFEILNEGVRESDVVAAISHAQISGTEEFGGDYPAIVPLVPKGEKTSACHLTWTDDVFNAGEPVIIELSGCYKRYHAPLARTAVVGAADEEIQRLSEVVTEGVNTALDVVKPGITCEEVELAWRQSIERNGIKKESRIGYSMGLNYPPDWGEHTASLRPGDRTVLEPNMTFHMIPTIDLGYAGMEISESFRVTETGVELFNNFPQELFVKPNIRLA; this comes from the coding sequence ATGTTAAGGTTTCCTGTTTTGGAGTTTCATGAGCGAATGAAGAGAGCAAAGCAACGGATGGCAGCTGAAGGTATAGATATTTTGTTAGTGACAGATCCGGCGAATATGAATTATTTAAGTGGCTATGATGCATGGTCGTTTTATGTTCACCAGTTGCTCATCGTTATGATAGATGAAGACCAGCCGTACTGGATAGGCCGTGGATTGGATGCGAATGCAGCAAGGCACACCAGTTGGCTGGATGAAGATCATATTTTCCCATATGCGGATCATTATGTACAATCAACGATTAGGCACCCGATGGACTTTGTAGCTGACTTTTTAAAAGAGAGAAAGTGGGATAAGAAGACCGTTGCGATGGAGTTTGACACCTATTATTTTACGGCAAAGTCATATATTCAGCTAACAAAAGGCCTGCCGGATGCGAAGTTCAAGGATGGCACAAATTTGGCCAATTGGATCCGTATTATCAAATCGGATCAGGAAATTGACTATATGAAAAAAGCAGCCAGGATTTCAGAAAAAGCGATGGAAGCGGCTTTTGAAATCTTAAATGAAGGGGTTAGGGAAAGTGATGTTGTTGCAGCAATCTCACATGCTCAAATAAGTGGTACCGAAGAATTTGGTGGCGATTACCCGGCCATTGTTCCACTAGTGCCAAAGGGAGAAAAGACTTCTGCTTGTCATTTGACGTGGACAGATGATGTTTTTAATGCGGGCGAGCCTGTGATTATTGAATTGTCCGGCTGTTATAAGCGTTATCATGCTCCGCTTGCTCGTACAGCAGTGGTGGGAGCGGCAGATGAGGAGATACAACGTTTGAGTGAAGTTGTTACGGAAGGGGTTAACACTGCCCTTGATGTTGTGAAACCAGGCATTACTTGTGAAGAAGTTGAATTGGCATGGCGACAGTCGATTGAAAGAAACGGGATTAAAAAAGAGTCACGGATTGGCTATTCCATGGGCCTTAATTATCCACCGGACTGGGGAGAGCATACCGCAAGCCTCAGGCCAGGAGATCGCACCGTACTCGAACCGAATATGACCTTTCACATGATTCCAACCATTGATTTAGGCTATGCCGGAATGGAGATTAGTGAATCATTCCGGGTGACGGAAACCGGAGTTGAATTATTCAATAACTTTCCACAAGAACTTTTCGTGAAACCAAACATCCGGTTAGCTTAA
- a CDS encoding GMC family oxidoreductase: MATELDKVEVVTVGVGWTGGIIAAELTKQGVNVVGLERGRDRSTENYQHVHDEYRYAIRYDLMQDLSKETVTFRNHRDERALPMRQLGSFLLGEGVGGSGVHWNGQTWRFLPYDLEIKTMTDEKYGPNKLGDEYTLQDWGISYDELEPYFYKFEEMAGISGDGDSMPMSAPRNNPYPTPAMKETPITQRFKDAARNLDLQPFHIPSGNMSETYENPDGQTIAQCQYCGFCERFGCEYGAKSSPNVTVLPTARETGNFELRTHANVTEVMYDGNRATGVKYMDLQTGEEFIQPADIVVLTSYVMNNVRLLLNAGIGTPYDPETRTGVIGKNYCYQILPGATGFFEEEKFNTYMGAGALGAAVDEYNGDNFDHSDLDFIHGGVAKIAQTGQRPINNNVVPNDTPNWGQEFKSQSINYYHRSLNVGCEGASMPHRNNYLSLDPDYTDIFGYPLLRLTYDYTEQDRNLHDYLAGKCADIMKEMGADIVEPSEMTDHYNIVPYQTTHNTGGAIMGADPENSAVNNYSQMWDVDNLFVIGASAFAHNGGYNPTGTVGALAYRAAEGIMQFREEDGQLVEGKKNSKMT; encoded by the coding sequence ATGGCTACAGAACTGGATAAAGTAGAAGTTGTTACAGTAGGCGTTGGCTGGACCGGCGGCATCATTGCTGCAGAGCTCACCAAACAAGGAGTAAACGTTGTAGGTCTTGAGAGAGGAAGAGACCGGTCAACAGAAAATTATCAACATGTTCACGATGAATATCGGTATGCTATTCGTTATGATTTGATGCAAGATCTATCAAAAGAAACCGTAACATTTCGAAATCATAGGGACGAACGCGCACTCCCCATGCGCCAATTAGGCTCTTTCCTACTTGGTGAAGGGGTTGGTGGATCAGGTGTCCATTGGAACGGACAAACGTGGCGTTTCCTGCCATATGATCTTGAAATTAAGACCATGACCGACGAAAAGTACGGACCGAATAAACTGGGTGATGAGTATACCCTACAAGACTGGGGGATTTCCTATGATGAATTAGAACCTTATTTTTATAAGTTTGAAGAAATGGCTGGTATCAGTGGCGACGGGGACTCAATGCCAATGAGCGCACCAAGGAATAACCCGTATCCAACACCAGCAATGAAGGAAACACCGATTACGCAGCGTTTTAAAGATGCGGCTCGTAATTTAGATTTACAGCCTTTTCATATTCCTTCTGGTAACATGTCAGAAACCTATGAAAACCCGGATGGCCAGACGATAGCTCAATGTCAGTATTGCGGTTTCTGTGAGCGTTTCGGATGTGAATATGGCGCCAAGTCTTCGCCAAATGTGACCGTACTTCCAACAGCTCGGGAAACAGGAAATTTCGAGTTACGAACACATGCTAACGTAACTGAGGTGATGTACGATGGCAATCGGGCAACAGGTGTCAAATATATGGATCTGCAAACCGGAGAAGAATTTATTCAACCAGCAGATATCGTTGTCTTAACAAGCTATGTGATGAATAATGTCCGTTTGCTATTAAACGCAGGCATCGGTACTCCTTATGATCCAGAAACGAGAACAGGCGTGATTGGTAAAAATTATTGCTATCAAATCTTACCTGGTGCTACAGGTTTCTTTGAAGAAGAAAAATTCAATACGTATATGGGCGCAGGAGCCCTGGGAGCTGCTGTCGATGAGTACAATGGTGATAATTTTGACCATTCCGATTTAGACTTTATACATGGTGGCGTTGCCAAGATTGCCCAAACCGGACAGCGTCCTATTAATAACAATGTCGTCCCTAACGACACACCGAATTGGGGACAGGAATTTAAATCCCAATCGATAAATTACTATCACCGTAGTTTAAACGTTGGCTGCGAGGGTGCATCCATGCCTCATCGCAACAATTATTTAAGTCTGGATCCGGATTACACGGATATATTTGGATATCCACTTCTTCGTTTAACTTATGACTATACAGAGCAAGATAGAAACCTGCATGATTATCTCGCTGGTAAATGTGCAGATATTATGAAGGAAATGGGCGCAGATATAGTTGAACCAAGTGAAATGACAGACCATTACAACATTGTCCCATATCAAACAACCCATAATACCGGTGGAGCTATCATGGGAGCCGACCCTGAAAACTCAGCGGTTAATAATTATTCGCAAATGTGGGATGTGGACAATCTATTTGTTATTGGCGCTTCAGCATTCGCGCATAATGGAGGCTATAATCCAACAGGTACAGTAGGTGCTCTAGCATACCGGGCAGCAGAGGGCATCATGCAGTTCAGAGAAGAAGATGGCCAGCTTGTTGAAGGGAAAAAGAACAGCAAGATGACGTAA
- the larE gene encoding ATP-dependent sacrificial sulfur transferase LarE has translation MNKTTMEKNNKLGEILSGMNRVIVAFSGGVDSTLVLKRAQQELGEDNVLGVVVASELFRKEEFEGAVKLAEKMGVRVHQTEIKELEDANIVANTPESWYYSKKLLYSHLNGLAEEMGYDNVLDGMIMDDMDDFRPGLKARTEAGARSVLQEAGLYKQEVRALTKELDIPVWNKPASCSLASRIPYGIKLDKQKINQVDQAEKFITKLGFDMVRVRHHEDVARIEVTSEEITKLLEHREEIQLKLESLGFNYVSLDLRGYRTGSMNEVLPAEELESEVS, from the coding sequence ATGAATAAAACAACAATGGAGAAAAACAACAAGCTGGGTGAGATTCTTTCAGGAATGAACCGGGTTATCGTAGCTTTTTCCGGTGGAGTTGACAGTACGTTGGTATTAAAGCGTGCCCAGCAGGAACTTGGAGAAGATAATGTACTTGGGGTTGTCGTTGCATCTGAATTATTCCGTAAAGAAGAATTTGAAGGTGCAGTAAAACTTGCAGAAAAAATGGGTGTGCGTGTTCATCAAACAGAAATAAAAGAATTAGAAGATGCGAATATTGTAGCTAACACCCCTGAAAGTTGGTATTACAGTAAAAAATTGCTTTATTCCCATTTGAATGGGCTCGCTGAGGAAATGGGCTATGACAATGTGCTGGATGGCATGATTATGGATGACATGGATGATTTTCGTCCTGGCTTGAAAGCAAGAACAGAAGCGGGCGCGCGTAGTGTCCTCCAAGAAGCGGGACTTTATAAACAGGAAGTTCGAGCGCTTACAAAAGAACTTGATATACCGGTATGGAATAAGCCTGCATCATGCAGCTTGGCATCCAGAATTCCTTATGGTATTAAACTGGATAAGCAAAAAATCAATCAAGTTGATCAGGCAGAGAAATTTATTACGAAATTAGGATTTGATATGGTACGGGTCCGTCACCATGAGGATGTTGCTCGCATCGAAGTGACTTCAGAGGAAATAACCAAATTACTGGAACATCGAGAGGAAATCCAGCTAAAACTTGAGTCACTTGGCTTCAACTATGTATCACTGGACCTTCGTGGCTACCGCACAGGCAGCATGAACGAAGTATTACCAGCAGAAGAATTGGAGTCAGAAGTAAGCTAG
- a CDS encoding methionine biosynthesis PLP-dependent protein → MTDNSIETRLAQLGNKSDEKTGAINPPIYLTTAYQHKGLGQSTGYDYSRTKNPTRSLLEEGIADLENGDSGFACSSGMAAIQLVCSLFRSGDELIVPQDIYGGTYRLLEHYENAYGIQTVYADPGDIQETKKVITPETKAIFIETPTNPLMQEFNIAEIAALAQKHNILFIVDNNFLTPYLQRPLELGADIVIHSATKYIGGHNDVLAGLVAAKGKEICEKLSVIHNTSGAVLSPFDSWLLIRGLKTLSLRMDKHEANTKKLADFLHSHSMVTDVLYPGKGGMLSFRLRESKYVNAFLQNLQVITFAESLGGVESFITYPATQTHAEIPEAERTARGVDNRLLRFSVGIEQADDLIKDLKQAFSTLGKEQKNDERD, encoded by the coding sequence ATGACAGATAACAGCATAGAAACCAGGTTAGCACAATTGGGCAATAAAAGTGATGAAAAAACCGGCGCCATTAACCCACCGATATATTTAACAACAGCCTATCAGCACAAGGGACTTGGCCAGTCAACTGGCTATGACTACAGTCGCACCAAAAATCCTACCCGGTCTCTATTAGAGGAAGGTATTGCAGACCTTGAAAACGGGGACTCAGGATTTGCCTGCAGTTCTGGAATGGCAGCCATTCAATTGGTATGCTCCTTATTTCGTTCGGGTGATGAGCTGATTGTTCCGCAAGATATATATGGCGGTACATACCGGCTACTTGAGCATTATGAAAATGCCTATGGGATTCAAACCGTATACGCTGATCCGGGGGACATACAGGAAACAAAAAAAGTTATTACTCCTGAAACAAAAGCCATATTTATCGAGACACCGACAAATCCTTTAATGCAAGAATTTAATATCGCAGAAATTGCAGCACTTGCTCAGAAGCACAATATTTTATTTATAGTTGACAATAACTTTTTAACCCCTTATCTGCAGCGACCATTGGAACTCGGAGCTGATATTGTTATCCATAGTGCAACGAAATACATCGGAGGCCATAATGACGTGTTGGCAGGATTGGTTGCAGCAAAGGGAAAGGAAATTTGTGAAAAGCTATCCGTCATTCATAATACGTCAGGGGCAGTTCTTTCCCCTTTTGATTCATGGCTTTTAATTAGAGGGCTAAAAACACTTTCTCTCCGAATGGATAAACATGAAGCAAATACGAAAAAGCTAGCGGATTTTTTACATAGCCATTCGATGGTTACAGATGTTTTATACCCGGGTAAAGGCGGCATGCTGTCTTTTCGCCTTCGTGAAAGTAAATATGTCAATGCCTTTCTGCAAAACCTTCAAGTCATTACATTTGCGGAGAGTCTTGGAGGAGTGGAAAGCTTTATCACCTATCCTGCAACACAGACACATGCAGAAATTCCCGAAGCGGAGCGAACGGCGCGTGGTGTTGATAACAGGCTCTTAAGGTTTTCTGTTGGTATTGAACAAGCAGATGATCTGATTAAAGACTTAAAACAGGCATTTTCAACTTTAGGGAAGGAGCAAAAAAACGATGAGCGCGATTAG